A genomic stretch from Tribolium castaneum strain GA2 chromosome 6, icTriCast1.1, whole genome shotgun sequence includes:
- the Top3alpha gene encoding DNA topoisomerase 3-alpha, producing MGCLLISSLLNVSARFCSTGARPAIMRYLNVAEKNDAAKNIAAILSRGASQKREGFSPYNKIYEFDATVMGQQAHMIMTSVSGHLLNYEFGPSFRNWKSCNPVALFDAPVVKMCPEDYQKIKRTLEREIRSCQGLIIWTDCDREGENIGFEIIKVCSDVKPNLRIYRAKFSEITAASIFRALNTLGQPNKNVSDAVDVRQELDLRTGAAFTRLQTLRLQRVFPQKLADRLISYGSCQFPTLGFVVERYQAIQDFIPEPFWKIKMNHTVNDITTEFTWKRDRLFDKNACEAILDICKESPNATVEKVEGKPKSKWRPLPLDTVEMEKTVSRKLKITAKDTMKIAEKLYTQGLISYPRTETNIFPKELNLANLVTLQQNDQRWGAFAHRIMNEGGPAPRQGKKSDQAHPPIHPTKHADNLTGNEQRVYEYIVRHFLACVHKDAQGFETVVTADIAGEKFTAKGLIILEKNYLEVYTYEKWNAKEIHSYQQGDTFIPSVLELYEGATAPPKLLTEADLIALMEKHGIGTDATHAEHIDTIKTREYVGLHENIYFVPGTLGMGLVEGYNNIGLEVSLAKPILRADFEKDLKLICDGLKDPEVVRREQIQKYRAVFETVVEKMRQIDECLANRLADRPQVVEDEHYENVEVRPVLKCPKCGNDMTIRNKKNNAGKFISCTGYPDCRNAIWLSQNVETIEVLDESCPQCGPNVKLVKMKFKQNVFVGEPNPNTLCIGGCDINVLEALDINLSSVKRTNGVRNNQNHNNHQANANNVPNNNHNNGHTQNHPNPRRDSWPSNTTTFNPTPGPSGPSNRSNTTMNQDDIVCACNLEAVQLTVRKDGPNKGRKFYKCKNQTCDFFLWASDEPTNANTTINSQQQNDVKCKCDLPASRRTVSKEGPNKGRPFYCCPKPMGQGCGFFQWADEDNDGGDGGGGPGDDGPGGGPQRRAPKTKTSRGAPPYRAKRKCSKCGQEGHTKNKCPN from the exons atggGATGTTTACTAATTTCCTCTTTACTAAATGTAAGCGCACGATTCTGTAGCACTGGGGCACGTCCAGCAATCATGAGATACCTAAACGTGGCCGAGAAAAACGATGCCGCCAAAAATATCGCTGCAATTCTGTCCCGGGGGGCTTCACAGAAG CGTGAGGGCTTCTCGCCCTACAACAAAATCTACGAATTCGACGCGACCGTGATGGGCCAACAGGCCCACATGATCATGACTTCGGTTTCAGgccatttattaaattacgaATTCGGGCCCAGTTTTCGCAACTGGAAGTCGTGCAATCCTGTTGCACTGTTCGACGCACCGGTTGTTAAAATGTGCCCGGAagattaccaaaaaattaag CGCACTTTAGAGCGGGAAATCAGGTCGTGTCAGGGGCTGATAATCTGGACCGATTGCGATCGCGAAGGGGAAAATATCGGGTTTGAAATAATCAAGGTTTGTAGCGACGTTAAGCCCAATTTGAGGATTTATCGCGCCAAGTTTTCCGAAATCACGGCCGCTTCCATATTTAGGGCCCTAAATACGCTAGGACAACCCAACAAGAACGTAAGTGACGCGGTTGATGTACGACAAGAGTTGGACTTGAGGACAG GAGCTGCTTTTACCAGATTGCAAACCCTGCGGTTACAGAGAGTTTTCCCCCAAAAGCTCGCCGATAGACTGATAAGTTACGGCTCTTGCCAGTTCCCCACTTTGGGGTTTGTGGTAGAAAGGTACCAAGCCATTCAGGATTTCATCCCAGAACCGTTTTGGAAAATCAAAA TGAATCACACTGTGAACGACATAACGACCGAATTCACGTGGAAACGCGACCGCCTCTTCGACAAAAACGCCTGCGAGGCAATTTTGGACATTTGTAAGGAATCTCCAAACGCAACCGTCGAAAAGGTCGAAGGCAAGCCCAAAAGCAAGTGGCGCCCTTTGCCCCTAGACACCGTCGAAATGGAGAAAACCGTCTCCCGAAAACTCAAAATCACGGCTAAAGACACGATGAAAATCGCCGAAAAACTGTACACTCAAGGGTTGATCAGTTACCCCCGAACCGAAACAAACATCTTCCCTAAGGAATTAAACTTAGCGAACTTGGTAACATTGCAACAAAACGACCAACGTTGGGGCGCTTTCGCGCACCGCATAATGAACGAAGGGGGCCCCGCTCCCAGACAGGGCAAAAAGTCAGACCAGGCCCACCCTCCCATACACCCAACAAAACACGCGGATAATTTAACGGGAAATGAGCAACGCGTTTACGAATACATCGTGCGCCATTTCCTAGCTTGCGTCCACAAGGACGCTCAAGGTTTCGAAACCGTGGTCACGGCGGACATTGCTGGGGAAAAATTCACAGCCAAAGGGCTAATAATCTTGGAAAAAAACTACCTCGAAGTGTACACCTACGAAAAATGGAACGCCAAAGAAATCCACAGCTACCAACAAGGCGACACTTTCATCCCCTCAGTTTTGGAGCTTTACGAAGGCGCAACTGCGCCCCCGAAGTTACTAACCGAAGCCGACTTGATCGCGTTGATGGAAAAGCACGGCATTGGGACCGATGCCACCCACGCCGAGCACATCGACACTATCAAAACGCGGGAATACGTGGGCTTgcatgaaaatatttatttcgtcCCGGGCACCCTTGGCATGGGCCTGGTTGAGGGTTACAATAATATCGGGCTAGAAGTGAGTCTGGCTAAGCCGATTCTACGGGCCGATTTTGAGAAGGACTTGAAGCTGATTTGCGACGGTTTGAAAGACCCGGAAGTTGTGCGGAGAGAACAAATTCAGAAATATCGGGCGGTTTTTGAAACTGTGGTTGAGAAAATGAGGCAAATTGACGAATGCTTGGCTAATCGGCTGGCTGATCGGCCACAGGTCGTTGAGGATGAACACTATGAGAATGTGGAAGTTAGGCCGGTTTTGAAATGTCCAAAATGTGGGAATGATATGACCATtaggaacaaaaaaaataacgcggGGAAGTTTATCTCGTGTACGGGTTATCCAGACTGTCGGAATGCGATCTGGTTGTCGCAAAATGTGGAGACTATTGAAGTTTTGGACGAGAGTTGTCCGCAG TGCGGACCTAATGTAAAACtagtaaaaatgaaattcaaacAAAACGTTTTTGTTGGCGAACCTAACCCTAACACACTCTGTATCGGAGGCTGCGATATCAACGTCTTGGAAGCTTTAGACATCAACCTTTCGTCAGTTAAAAGAACAAACGGGGTACGAAATAACCAAAATCACAATAATCACCAAGCAAACGCTAACAACGTCCcgaataataatcataataacgGCCACACTCAAAACCACCCAAACCCACGTCGTGACAGTTGGCCCTCAAATACCACCACATTTAACCCAACTCCTGGCCCTTCAGGACCATCAAACCGCTCAAACACAACCATGAACCAGGACGACATCGTCTGCGCTTGCAACTTAGAGGCCGTACAACTAACCGTACGCAAAGACGGCCCCAACAAAGGCCGCAAATTCTACAAGTGCAAAAACCAAACTTGTGATTTTTTCCTGTGGGCCTCAGACGAGCCAACAAATGCCAACACCACAATAAACAGTCAGCAGCAAAACGACGTTAAATGCAAGTGCGATTTACCAGCGTCTCGGCGGACGGTGTCAAAAGAGGGCCCCAACAAAGGGCGCCCCTTTTACTGTTGCCCGAAACCGATGGGACAAGGATGCGGGTTTTTCCAATGGGCGGATGAG GACAACGATGGGGGCGACGGCGGCGGCGGCCCTGGCGATGACGGACCCGGGGGTGGCCCCCAGCGACGAGCCCCCAAAACAAAAACTAGCCGAGGCGCGCCACCTTACCGGGCGAAACGAAAATGTAGCAAGTGCGGGCAAGAGggccacacaaaaaacaaGTGCCCCAATTGA